One stretch of Akkermansia massiliensis DNA includes these proteins:
- a CDS encoding transglycosylase domain-containing protein yields the protein MENRRKRWYDLFGLLPRNLGRLLLWLGLIPIAFIIVLLVYAWRADQYELDEVLAPLENCAAYDRNGQWIGTLTDHDRVYVARNELPDNLVNAFIAREDEAFFDHGGIVYSSIIRSICRNLTTLSYAQGASTITMQLARNCYELGGKTLDRKVLEMAVARRIEGKYSKDEILTAYLNRIYFGQQCYGIAQAADLYFGKKVADLTLAECATLAGLVRGPSIYNPVYSPEAAVKVRNATLERMFECEFITQEQLWQASREPMTVAGEREARPGSYPILVISRELSDLDCCDEQEGTSSIFVMTTLDLEFQRMVEEISEPALTALEASPVWAGLPRRVDNQLKNCVQAAVLCVDSRKGDLLAVTGGRSALDGVDRWQTMVMPGDLFTPVVNLCAVDQRRTVIRSSPEVTGRGVGFNTVIETAQKAGYKGDLPRSPDLYAGRFRAPLSHAVNALYLIGNDGRNVQISSVRQVGTTKKNLVMVNAPSPEESRREILPRESAHLVAALPPFRYDERSRKTSVNVRLPENTGHFSAVMGRYFTVFVWVGFDEPDEAVYKKKGVASALAKTSAALAGEVYDRAEENRRKAVRERREKEAPAEQDT from the coding sequence ATGGAGAACAGGCGTAAAAGATGGTATGATCTGTTCGGATTGCTGCCGCGCAATCTGGGCCGTCTGCTGCTGTGGCTGGGCCTCATTCCTATTGCCTTCATCATCGTCCTGCTCGTTTACGCCTGGAGGGCGGACCAGTATGAACTGGACGAGGTGCTGGCCCCACTGGAAAATTGCGCCGCGTATGACCGCAACGGCCAGTGGATAGGCACCCTGACGGACCACGACCGGGTGTATGTGGCCCGCAATGAACTGCCTGACAACCTGGTGAATGCCTTCATTGCCCGGGAGGACGAAGCCTTTTTCGATCACGGAGGAATCGTGTATTCCTCCATCATCCGCTCCATTTGCCGGAACCTGACCACGCTGTCCTATGCGCAGGGGGCTTCCACCATCACGATGCAGCTGGCGCGGAATTGCTATGAACTGGGGGGGAAGACCCTGGACCGCAAGGTTCTGGAAATGGCCGTGGCGCGCCGCATAGAAGGCAAATACTCCAAGGATGAAATTCTGACGGCCTACCTGAACCGCATTTACTTCGGACAGCAGTGCTACGGCATTGCGCAGGCGGCGGATTTGTACTTCGGCAAAAAAGTAGCGGACCTGACGCTGGCGGAATGCGCCACGCTGGCCGGGCTGGTGCGCGGACCTTCCATTTACAACCCGGTTTACAGTCCGGAGGCGGCCGTCAAGGTGCGCAACGCGACGCTGGAAAGGATGTTTGAGTGCGAATTCATCACCCAGGAACAACTATGGCAGGCGTCCCGCGAACCGATGACGGTGGCGGGAGAACGGGAAGCGCGTCCCGGCTCCTATCCCATCCTGGTCATTTCCCGTGAGCTGAGTGACCTGGACTGCTGCGACGAGCAGGAGGGAACTTCCAGCATTTTTGTAATGACTACGCTGGATTTGGAATTCCAGCGGATGGTGGAGGAAATAAGCGAGCCTGCGCTGACCGCGCTGGAAGCTTCCCCCGTGTGGGCCGGACTGCCCAGGAGAGTGGACAACCAGTTGAAGAATTGCGTGCAGGCAGCCGTGCTGTGCGTGGATTCCCGCAAAGGGGACCTGCTGGCCGTGACGGGGGGGCGCTCTGCGCTGGACGGCGTGGACCGGTGGCAGACGATGGTGATGCCCGGCGACCTGTTTACCCCCGTCGTCAACCTGTGCGCCGTGGACCAGCGCAGGACTGTTATTCGCAGCAGTCCTGAAGTGACCGGGCGCGGGGTAGGGTTCAATACGGTGATAGAAACGGCGCAGAAGGCCGGGTACAAGGGGGACCTTCCCCGTTCCCCGGATTTGTATGCCGGCAGGTTCCGCGCGCCTCTCTCGCATGCCGTCAATGCGCTGTACCTCATCGGCAACGACGGGCGCAACGTGCAGATTTCCTCCGTCAGGCAGGTGGGCACCACCAAGAAAAACCTGGTGATGGTGAACGCTCCCTCTCCGGAAGAAAGCCGCCGGGAAATCCTGCCGCGTGAATCCGCCCACCTGGTAGCGGCCCTTCCTCCCTTCCGTTACGACGAACGCTCCAGGAAGACGTCCGTCAATGTCAGGCTGCCGGAAAACACGGGGCATTTCTCCGCCGTCATGGGGCGTTATTTCACGGTCTTTGTCTGGGTGGGCTTCGACGAGCCGGATGAAGCCGTCTATAAAAAGAAGGGCGTTGCCTCCGCACTGGCGAAGACCTCCGCCGCGCTGGCCGGGGAAGTGTATGACCGGGCGGAGGAAAACCGCCGCAAAGCCGTCCGGGAGCGCCGGGAGAAGGAAGCTCCTGCGGAGCAGGACACCTGA
- a CDS encoding tetratricopeptide repeat protein yields the protein MKALLFINAGLMTLAAFAAAQENIPDAAPIADGPLVANPEQDSLDMADMLYKQAQEPATKANRQEYGRLLDLSLRKYLEFAQRFPQSAQAPLAEYRAAMCLEELGRKEDAHTLFRRLTQTGGPALVAASAYRLATDASAAGETDKAIQYYQLVVRNAEQNDLKVDAQYRLGRLFLASGNPDAAATMFCAVIGNPEADAKFVLVSRMGYAALCADTGRLGEAYSEYRKVLETPGVDDRNRGIATLQAAMLATRLKKTAEAQNLYERLLKDESLKEMAPEARMGLLLGLYNMGKYKEILSQHEQQKDMKMPTKDGQVRLLMLLGQSAYKLKEYQKAADFFLEAEKAVPYTQEAMQASFYRLLCYNELKQKDLPQRAQSFLNHYAKAFPTSELHDMVRLMAAENLFNTNPADAARFYASIDFDKVPPRMRADILYKSAWAIAQAGNRGVAAKLLTDFINDFPRDPRICEALTLRGDMYAKTKKEAEALMDFDRVIARWPKAESAAAAWQRAAQIYAGRQDMVNMAKYYEGLIQNFPKASPAALAEAHFLLGRAAFDQGDFKSSISHMAEAKTLDPQKYGEQVNVLSVLSYHKLQDVNKLKEALETLQKENPSAVARVPDVIPAWLGLQAYGMKDLETADKYMTWATQNDQLQNVKKVIWRNLAKVRLALKKYDRALVASNNFLKDEDQPYRRADGMLDKASILLGLGKYSDARKTAEEALALGVEGPLMASLKIVLGDISYAEKKFDEAAKHYGVTAELFVNDAELKPKALFKAAEALDKAGRKSEASQYRARLQKEFPDWKQDDESLPPDAR from the coding sequence ATGAAAGCGTTACTTTTCATCAATGCAGGTTTAATGACTTTGGCGGCGTTCGCCGCCGCGCAGGAAAACATTCCGGACGCCGCTCCCATTGCGGACGGTCCGCTGGTCGCCAATCCGGAGCAGGATTCCCTGGACATGGCGGACATGCTGTACAAGCAGGCCCAGGAACCGGCGACGAAGGCAAACCGGCAGGAATATGGCCGCCTGCTTGATTTGAGCCTGCGCAAGTATCTTGAATTTGCCCAGCGTTTCCCCCAGTCCGCCCAGGCTCCCCTGGCGGAGTACCGCGCCGCCATGTGCCTGGAGGAGCTCGGCAGGAAGGAGGACGCGCACACCCTGTTCCGCAGGCTGACCCAGACGGGCGGCCCGGCTCTGGTTGCCGCTTCCGCCTACCGCCTGGCGACGGACGCCTCCGCTGCCGGGGAAACGGACAAGGCTATCCAGTATTACCAGCTCGTGGTCCGCAATGCGGAACAGAATGATTTGAAAGTGGACGCCCAGTACCGCCTGGGACGTCTGTTTCTTGCCAGCGGGAATCCGGACGCCGCCGCCACCATGTTCTGCGCGGTGATAGGCAATCCGGAAGCGGATGCGAAATTTGTTTTGGTGTCCCGGATGGGGTATGCCGCCCTGTGTGCGGATACGGGCCGTCTGGGTGAAGCCTATTCCGAATACCGCAAGGTGCTGGAAACGCCAGGCGTGGATGACAGGAACCGGGGCATCGCCACCCTTCAGGCCGCCATGCTGGCAACCAGGCTGAAAAAGACCGCGGAGGCCCAGAACCTCTATGAACGGCTTTTGAAGGACGAATCCCTGAAGGAAATGGCGCCGGAAGCCCGCATGGGGCTGCTGCTGGGGCTGTACAACATGGGCAAGTACAAGGAGATCCTTTCCCAGCACGAGCAGCAGAAGGACATGAAGATGCCGACCAAGGACGGCCAGGTGCGCCTGCTGATGCTTCTGGGCCAGTCTGCCTACAAGCTGAAGGAGTACCAGAAGGCGGCGGATTTCTTCCTGGAGGCGGAGAAGGCCGTTCCCTATACGCAGGAAGCCATGCAGGCCTCCTTTTACCGTCTGCTGTGCTATAATGAACTCAAGCAGAAGGACCTTCCCCAGCGGGCACAGAGCTTCCTGAACCATTACGCCAAGGCCTTTCCGACCAGCGAACTGCACGACATGGTGCGCCTGATGGCCGCGGAGAACCTGTTCAACACCAATCCGGCGGATGCCGCCCGGTTTTACGCCAGCATTGATTTTGACAAGGTGCCCCCCAGGATGCGCGCGGATATCCTGTACAAGAGCGCGTGGGCGATCGCCCAGGCCGGGAACCGGGGCGTGGCCGCCAAACTGCTGACGGATTTCATCAACGATTTCCCGCGGGACCCGCGCATTTGCGAGGCGCTGACCCTGCGCGGGGACATGTACGCCAAGACCAAGAAGGAAGCGGAGGCCCTGATGGATTTTGACCGGGTGATCGCTCGCTGGCCGAAGGCGGAATCCGCCGCCGCCGCGTGGCAGCGGGCCGCCCAGATTTATGCGGGCCGCCAGGATATGGTGAACATGGCCAAGTATTATGAAGGCCTGATTCAGAATTTCCCGAAGGCGTCCCCCGCCGCTCTGGCGGAAGCTCATTTCCTGCTGGGGCGTGCGGCGTTTGATCAGGGAGACTTCAAATCCTCCATCAGCCACATGGCGGAAGCCAAGACGCTGGACCCCCAGAAGTACGGGGAACAGGTCAATGTGCTTTCCGTTCTGTCCTATCACAAGCTCCAGGACGTGAATAAATTGAAGGAGGCCCTGGAAACCCTGCAAAAGGAAAACCCCTCCGCCGTGGCCCGCGTGCCGGACGTCATCCCCGCATGGCTGGGCCTTCAGGCCTATGGCATGAAGGACCTGGAAACGGCGGACAAGTACATGACCTGGGCTACGCAGAACGACCAGCTTCAAAATGTGAAGAAAGTGATCTGGCGCAACCTGGCGAAGGTGCGCCTGGCGCTCAAGAAGTATGACCGCGCCCTGGTGGCTTCCAACAACTTCCTGAAGGATGAGGACCAGCCCTACCGCCGTGCGGACGGCATGCTGGACAAGGCCTCCATCCTGCTGGGGCTGGGCAAGTACTCGGACGCCCGGAAGACGGCGGAGGAAGCGCTGGCCCTGGGAGTGGAAGGCCCCCTGATGGCCTCCCTGAAAATTGTTCTGGGGGACATTTCCTATGCGGAGAAAAAGTTTGATGAAGCAGCCAAGCATTACGGCGTCACGGCCGAGTTGTTCGTCAATGACGCCGAATTGAAACCCAAGGCCCTGTTCAAGGCGGCGGAAGCGCTGGACAAGGCTGGCCGCAAGTCGGAGGCTTCCCAGTACCGGGCGCGCCTGCAGAAGGAGTTCCCGGATTGGAAGCAGGATGACGAATCACTGCCCCCGGATGCCCGCTAG
- a CDS encoding ExbD/TolR family protein: protein MKFHYKMPSPIGFQLAPMLDIVFLLLVFFIVTQTFEDDEPDLSINLPSAETPKPGENVSNEIIVNIRKDGTVVINRQAYTMPQLEDKLLSVARLDKTMLVRIRVDEKAESGVVVHVMDACLKAGLNNVSFSTRPPAPSSVNVPNPQAS, encoded by the coding sequence ATGAAATTCCACTATAAAATGCCCAGCCCCATCGGGTTCCAGCTCGCGCCCATGCTGGACATCGTGTTTCTGCTGCTGGTGTTTTTCATCGTGACCCAGACGTTTGAGGATGACGAGCCGGACCTTTCCATCAACCTCCCCTCCGCGGAGACTCCCAAGCCCGGTGAAAACGTTTCCAATGAAATCATCGTGAATATCCGGAAGGACGGCACCGTGGTGATCAACCGCCAGGCGTATACCATGCCGCAGCTGGAGGACAAGCTTCTTTCCGTCGCCCGGCTGGATAAAACCATGCTCGTCCGCATCCGCGTGGATGAGAAGGCGGAATCCGGCGTGGTGGTGCATGTGATGGACGCCTGCCTGAAGGCCGGGCTGAACAATGTTTCCTTCTCCACGCGGCCTCCGGCTCCCTCTTCCGTCAATGTTCCCAACCCCCAGGCTTCATGA
- a CDS encoding MotA/TolQ/ExbB proton channel family protein, producing the protein MNPVPFTTLAAAMDFVVGDRNYPLSELFMKGGFIMWPLLLLSIAGVVVLVMCCFSTRASAVLPTKLVEQAESFIRKRDYTGLSILCKDGDSCYARVMLTVASFMLRNPSAQFEEVREIAAAEGGRQAGFLSRQISWLSDIGALAPMLGLLGTVVGMMKTFFEIANGDFSGGKQRIDMAGGVAEALITTAGGLMLGIPAILAYVYFRSRVHKRVGDLEAAVTHSVSVVATQLQKPRAGVAGAFHEEELPRVPVDPTSLRDVRGL; encoded by the coding sequence ATGAATCCTGTACCGTTTACCACGCTGGCTGCCGCCATGGACTTTGTGGTGGGAGATAGAAATTATCCCCTCTCCGAGCTGTTTATGAAAGGCGGCTTCATCATGTGGCCGCTGCTCCTGTTATCCATCGCCGGGGTGGTGGTGCTGGTCATGTGCTGTTTTTCCACCCGCGCCTCCGCCGTTCTGCCCACCAAGCTGGTGGAGCAGGCGGAATCCTTCATCCGCAAGAGGGATTATACGGGCCTTTCCATCCTTTGCAAGGATGGGGACTCCTGCTACGCGCGCGTAATGCTGACGGTGGCCAGTTTCATGCTGCGCAATCCTTCCGCCCAGTTTGAGGAGGTGAGGGAAATAGCCGCCGCGGAAGGCGGCCGCCAGGCGGGCTTCCTGAGCCGCCAGATTTCCTGGCTGTCGGACATCGGCGCCCTGGCTCCCATGCTGGGCCTGCTGGGAACCGTAGTCGGGATGATGAAGACCTTTTTTGAGATCGCCAACGGTGATTTCTCCGGCGGCAAGCAGCGCATCGACATGGCGGGCGGCGTGGCGGAAGCCCTGATTACGACCGCGGGCGGCCTGATGCTGGGGATCCCCGCCATCCTGGCCTATGTGTACTTCCGCAGCCGCGTTCACAAGCGCGTGGGGGACCTGGAAGCCGCCGTGACGCACAGCGTTTCCGTAGTAGCCACCCAGCTCCAGAAGCCGCGTGCCGGCGTAGCCGGAGCCTTCCATGAGGAAGAACTTCCCAGGGTTCCCGTTGACCCCACCTCCCTGCGCGACGTGCGCGGGCTTTAG
- a CDS encoding excinuclease ABC subunit UvrC: protein MADREKPSLKELWRQTPHKPGVYIMKDALGNTIYVGKAKDLHRRLGNYFSPTGATLSNHKTRALINAIASFDYFETRNDQEAFLLESKLIKQYRPHYNIQMKDDKRYPLLKIPKGEKLPRFQLARVRKDDGARYFGPFVHSQALYATQEWLNRHFRLRTCKAKNPGLHEFKHCHADVIRNCSAPCIGRISVSDYNRNFDQAARLLEGTGKKSTLDELTREMMQASDELDFERAAYLRDIRDNLVKVLEPARRFQKGTPNLPGTVRPEEDMKELGLALGLEEPPAIMECFDISNVSSNHIVASMVRFTNGKPDNKAYRRYRIRTVDGQNDFASMSEVIRRRYSRILAESDAVASRPADMTLYQWLKKLSGEGKAPIKVPDLVVVDGGKGQLSSALADLEAIGLGDMPIVGLAKQREEIFFPHQPQPLCLPHSTGALKLMQRIRDEAHRFANGYNELLYRKRMRESALDDAPGMSAAKKSMLLEKFKSVAAIKRADPASIAAIRGISETWARNLLNYLNSSSNS from the coding sequence GTGGCAGATCGTGAGAAACCATCTCTGAAGGAACTCTGGAGGCAAACTCCGCATAAACCCGGCGTTTACATCATGAAAGACGCCCTGGGGAATACCATTTACGTGGGCAAGGCCAAGGACCTCCACCGCCGCCTGGGCAACTACTTTTCCCCCACGGGGGCCACCCTGTCCAACCACAAGACAAGGGCGCTCATCAATGCCATTGCGTCATTCGACTACTTTGAAACCAGGAACGACCAGGAGGCTTTTCTGCTGGAAAGCAAGCTCATCAAGCAGTACCGCCCGCATTACAACATCCAGATGAAGGATGACAAGCGCTATCCCCTGCTGAAGATTCCCAAGGGGGAAAAACTGCCGCGCTTCCAGCTGGCGCGGGTGCGCAAGGACGACGGAGCGCGCTACTTCGGCCCCTTTGTCCACTCCCAGGCGCTTTACGCCACGCAGGAATGGCTGAACCGGCATTTCCGGCTGCGGACCTGCAAGGCCAAAAATCCGGGTCTCCACGAGTTCAAGCACTGCCATGCGGACGTGATACGCAACTGCTCCGCCCCGTGCATCGGGCGCATTTCCGTGAGCGACTATAACCGGAACTTCGACCAGGCGGCGCGCCTGCTGGAGGGGACCGGCAAAAAAAGCACTCTGGACGAGCTCACCCGGGAAATGATGCAGGCCTCCGACGAGCTGGACTTCGAGCGCGCAGCGTACCTGCGGGACATCCGGGACAACCTGGTCAAGGTTCTGGAGCCCGCGCGGCGGTTCCAGAAGGGAACGCCCAACCTGCCCGGCACCGTGCGCCCGGAAGAAGACATGAAGGAACTGGGGCTGGCCCTGGGCCTGGAAGAGCCTCCAGCCATCATGGAATGTTTTGATATTTCCAACGTCTCCTCCAACCACATCGTGGCCTCCATGGTGCGCTTCACCAACGGCAAACCGGACAACAAGGCCTACCGCCGCTACCGCATCCGCACGGTGGACGGGCAGAACGACTTCGCCTCCATGTCTGAAGTGATCCGGAGGCGCTACTCCCGCATTCTGGCGGAGAGCGACGCCGTAGCCTCACGGCCCGCAGACATGACCCTGTACCAGTGGCTCAAGAAGCTCAGCGGAGAAGGAAAAGCCCCCATCAAGGTTCCGGACCTGGTGGTGGTGGACGGCGGCAAAGGCCAGCTCTCCTCCGCCCTGGCCGATCTGGAAGCCATCGGACTGGGTGACATGCCCATCGTCGGCCTCGCCAAGCAGCGGGAGGAAATCTTCTTCCCCCACCAGCCACAGCCCCTCTGCCTGCCGCACAGCACGGGAGCCCTCAAGCTCATGCAGCGCATCCGCGACGAAGCCCACCGCTTCGCCAACGGCTATAACGAACTGCTTTACCGGAAGCGCATGCGGGAAAGCGCCCTGGACGACGCCCCGGGCATGAGCGCGGCAAAAAAAAGCATGCTGCTGGAAAAATTCAAGTCCGTGGCCGCCATCAAAAGGGCGGACCCGGCTTCCATCGCCGCCATCCGCGGCATTTCGGAAACCTGGGCCCGCAACCTGCTGAACTACCTCAATTCATCCTCCAACTCCTGA
- a CDS encoding 23S rRNA (pseudouridine(1915)-N(3))-methyltransferase RlmH: MQFLILAAGKPALGYAREGVELYLNRLKPFGKTELKLVKDGSSKDVSERLLAASEGCLRIAMDERGELWTTEKLVKLARDWQMRSVRRIAFLIGASDGHTEELRSRCGHILALSKFTLQHELALVVLLEQLYRCHTILAGTPYHR; this comes from the coding sequence ATGCAATTCCTGATTCTGGCCGCAGGCAAGCCGGCCCTGGGCTATGCCCGGGAAGGCGTGGAACTCTACCTCAACCGCCTCAAGCCTTTCGGCAAGACGGAACTCAAACTCGTCAAAGACGGAAGCTCCAAAGACGTTTCAGAACGCCTGCTGGCCGCCAGCGAGGGCTGCCTGCGCATCGCCATGGACGAACGCGGAGAACTCTGGACCACGGAGAAGCTGGTCAAACTGGCGCGGGACTGGCAGATGCGTTCCGTGCGCCGCATCGCGTTCCTCATCGGGGCCTCGGACGGCCACACGGAAGAACTGCGTTCCCGGTGCGGCCATATCCTGGCCCTGAGCAAATTCACCCTCCAGCATGAGCTGGCGCTCGTCGTCCTGCTGGAACAGCTTTACCGCTGCCATACCATTCTGGCGGGAACGCCGTACCACCGGTAA